Within Deltaproteobacteria bacterium, the genomic segment GAGTTTCATCCCGTTGAGCTTCAGCAGCGTTCCCACAGGCACATCCTGTTTCTTAGCGATATTCAGAAGCGTGTCCCCCGCCTTGACCCGGTAAGTCCGTCCCGGTTGTCTCGTCCCCACCGCCGGGTCGGTTCCCTCGATTTTCAGGCGCTTGCCCACGTGCAGGGGCGCTCCCGGTTTCAGCCCGTTGAGCGCCAGGATACTCTCGAGAGTCACGCCAAAACGATCGCCGATCCGGATCAGGGAGTCTCCCTTCACAACCGTATAGGTGAAGAACGCCTTGTGATCCCCACCGCCGGCCGGGGCACGTCCCGATGGTTTCCCGCCACCTTGCCCTCCAGACGCCGCGAGGCTTTCCCCGCCCCCCTCTTCGATTTTCAGGCGCTTGCCCACATACAGGGAGTCTTCCATCCGCATCCCGTTCATCTTCAGAAGTTGCCGCAAGGGCACCCCGTACTCCCGGGAAATCTTGCTGAGGGTTTCCCCCTTCACCACCGTATGGAATACGGCCGGTTTCGGCGCGATCGCGCTCGTCCGGCCAACCGTTTTCGGCCTCTGAACGAGAAGGGGCGGCTCCCCGCCCGGCTCCATCAGGAAAAACCGCACGACGGCCCGGGCGATCGTATCGGCCAGTTTTTGCTGAAAGGCCGGGCTTCGGAGCAGTTTTTCCTCCTCCAGGTTCGAGATGTAGGCCGTTTCGATCAGGACCGACGGAATTTCAGGCATCTTCAGCACCCTGAAAGGCGCTTCCTGGACCCTGTCGAACTTCAGCTCACCGACATTGCTCAATTCCCACAGAACATTCATGCCGAACGCTTTGGAGATGTTGATCGTATTCGTCTGGCACATATTGATCAAAATGGGGTTGGTTTCTTCCTTCATATCGGCTTCCCGGGAACCGCCGACGATGTCCGCCAGGTTTTCGTTCTGCGCCAGGATTTTCGCCGCCACACTGGACGCCTCACCCGACGACAGGCAGTACACGGAACTGCCCCGGGCTTCCCTGTTTCGCGCCGCGTCGGCATGAACGCTGATGAACATGTCCGCGCCGAATTCCCGGGCGATTTGCAGTCTTTTATTGAAAGGAACGTAATAATCGCCGTCCCGCGTCAGGTAGTCCTGGAAAAAACCATGGCGGTCGAGGTTGTTTTTCAGCCGCCGGCTGATCGACAGAACGACATCCTTCTCATAGGTTCCGTTTTTTCCGACCGCGCCGGGGTCATCGCCGCCATGGCCGGGATCGATGACAATGATCTTCTTGTCCGTCGAGACCTTGATCTGCTCGCGCATCCTGCTTTGCCGCCGGCTTACTTCCGGAAACTCGATGTCGATCACCAGGCGGTCCGGTTTATCCATAAACTTCTTCAGGGGAAAGACATTGGTCTCCACATTGTTTGCCATCTCCAGGCGAACCAGGGTATCCCCTTCCTCCGAGGTGGAAATCGACAGCTTCCCGATCCGCGATTGGTCAAACTCCGTTTCCCGGGGCGCTGTCTCACCCCAGGTCATATTCCGGAACGTGACGGCCAGAACGCCATCCTGACGGGAAGCGGTGAAAACGGGCGGATCGGTCAGATCGAAAACAATCCGGGTATGATCCGGCGCCGTCCAGTGGCGCATGTTCGTGACGACCCCCGCCGCGCGGGCCAGGTCTTCCGCGCCCAAAACCACAAAGGCAAGGACGATCAGGACACAGTATCTCGATATTTGGCGTATCATGCCTGTCTTTTAGCAAATCACGCCGGATCGTGCAAGAAGGACTGAACGGAAAAACACCCTCAAAC encodes:
- a CDS encoding LysM peptidoglycan-binding domain-containing protein, with protein sequence MIRQISRYCVLIVLAFVVLGAEDLARAAGVVTNMRHWTAPDHTRIVFDLTDPPVFTASRQDGVLAVTFRNMTWGETAPRETEFDQSRIGKLSISTSEEGDTLVRLEMANNVETNVFPLKKFMDKPDRLVIDIEFPEVSRRQSRMREQIKVSTDKKIIVIDPGHGGDDPGAVGKNGTYEKDVVLSISRRLKNNLDRHGFFQDYLTRDGDYYVPFNKRLQIAREFGADMFISVHADAARNREARGSSVYCLSSGEASSVAAKILAQNENLADIVGGSREADMKEETNPILINMCQTNTINISKAFGMNVLWELSNVGELKFDRVQEAPFRVLKMPEIPSVLIETAYISNLEEEKLLRSPAFQQKLADTIARAVVRFFLMEPGGEPPLLVQRPKTVGRTSAIAPKPAVFHTVVKGETLSKISREYGVPLRQLLKMNGMRMEDSLYVGKRLKIEEGGGESLAASGGQGGGKPSGRAPAGGGDHKAFFTYTVVKGDSLIRIGDRFGVTLESILALNGLKPGAPLHVGKRLKIEGTDPAVGTRQPGRTYRVKAGDTLLNIAKKQDVPVGTLLKLNGMKL